TCGACTTCCAAAACCGTAGCGTTTCGATCTGCGGTTGTTGTGGGATGAGTCTGAATTAGCGTCAGTAAAGATTGAATCTCTTGACGTATCCATCGCATCGTAGTTGCGAGATGTTCTTCCTGCAGTGCTACGAGAACGACTACTGCGTCCTATTTGCGATTGGTTATACGTTTGATCATAGGGCTGATTTTGATTGTATCGTTGATCTTGATGACCGTATTCTCTCGGTGAGTTCATGCGGTAAGGATGATCATACTCCTCATCATATCGATTGCGAAACGTTTCATTATAACCATAGTTATCGTCGTTGTTTTCGTAACTATTGTCATTGTAATTATCATTGTAATTGGGATGATCTGAGTAACGATCGTTTCTAGCGTAGATTTCTTTGTTGTAATCTCTTTGACGGTTCATTGGATATTCCAAGTTTCTGTCGTAGCTATCCATGTAGTTTGAACGTTGATTTGGGTGGTATTCATTGTCATTGAAATACCCATCATTTTCATAATCTACATTACTGTCGTATTGTGGATTTCTCGTATTATTGAATCGATAATCCTCTCTATCATTTGTATTGTGATTATAATCGTCAAAACGATAATTATCTTGGAACTGATTCTCGTTGTGGTTATCGTAGTTTCTTGAATAACCAGAGTTATTCCTGTTGCTTCTTTGGCGATTTGATCTTGATCGGCTGTTATTGCGATTATTCATAGTCTTGAAGTTTTTGTGATTAATAAAAAGTAGTGACAGCTAGTATTTATTATTTCATTGCTTCAATGTTGTTATAACTAAGACAAAAGTCATGCAAAAGAATAAACAGTGTTATTATTTTATTTAAATATTGTTATTAATTCTCCATTAGGACAAAGATAGAAGTATAGGTTTATACCTATTAAAGCGTGTTTTTTTATTTAAATAATTGTTTTTCAAACTATTATTCAGTAGTAAATCTATTTTGTTTTTTATTTTTTTATTGATGGGATGTTATACATAGTGTAGAAATATTACCCAATAATTCTACAATATAAAAGAGTTGTAAAAGCAAGAGATGAAGAATGGCAAGGGAAGGTTGAGAATTGCATGGTTTTAGTTTTATTAGGTTGAAATAAAAAAGAACATGATGCAAGAAAAAGAAAAAAAACAGCAGCCTCCTGGAAGTGAGCACCAAATGAAGAATTACCCGGATCACGGAGAGTATACGTATAAAGGACATGCGTTATTTACTGGGAAAACCGTATTGATTACAGGAGGAGATTCTGGAATCGGAAAAGCGATAGCTATTGCTTTTGCACGGGAGGATGCGAATGTCGTATTTGTTTATCTATCCGAGCAAGAACGCGAAGACGCCGCGGATACGCTTTATTGGATTGAACAAGCAGGCGTAAAAGGATTAGCCATTGAAATGGATTTAAAGCAAGCAGAGAATTGTAAAAAGGTAGTGCATCAAACGATTTCAACCTTTGGACAAATTGATGTATTGATTAACAATGCTGCTTTTCAGAAGGAGCATAAAGAGTTTAAGGATATTACTCTAGAGGATTGGAAAACGACTTATGAAACCAATGTAAATGCATTGTTTTATATGACAAAATACAGCTTGGAGCATATTCCTAAAGGGGGGAGTATCATTCATACAACTTCAGTAAATGTGTACGATCCCAATCCAAGTTTATTGGCCTATGCTTCTACAAAAGCAGCGATTCAAAATATGACAGCGAGTATGAGTAAAATGTTTTTGGAACAAGGCAAGGAAATTCGAGTAAATGCCGTTGCTCCAGGTCCGGTTTGGACACCACTAATTCCCACGACACTATCCAATGTCGATACATTTGGGCAAAATACGCCGATAGAACGTCCAGCCCAACCGAAGGAAATCGCACCCGCCTACATCTTTCTAGCCAGTGAAGATGCAACCTATGTTTCAGGTGCTATTATTGCAGTGACAGGAGGACGGATTACGTTATAAATGATACGAAAAGTATAAAAAATCGAGGACAGTATTCTTTTTTTGAGTTGGGGAGTGCTGTCCTCGATTTTTTTTAATACATTACTGTTGAGTTCGTATACCGCCAGATATTTTAATCATTTTTAATGGACTAAAATCGACGGAAAAGTAAGGCGAAATAGTGTATTTATACACAATATAAAAAGTGTTATTAAATTGTTATACTTTTTAGAAATATGTACATTTGTTGCTTAAATAGAACTATTTAAAAAATTTAAATCAAATATAAATAATAGAAGTGGTATATATGAATCATTTTCATATGCGTCACTTTCGTTTTTTTGGTATAATTGGGAAGGAAATAAAGGCTCCTTTTCTTTTTTTGGTAGGCGTATTCTTTTATCAGAAAAGGGAAAGGGAGGAAGTAAGTTTTACAAGCTGAACGGTTGAGATATCTCTTATTTGTTGAATAATGGTAGTAAAGTACAATTGAACTTTAAATTAGATTTATTAGGTAGTGAAACTAGTGGAGAGAATTTTGAAAATCAATAAATGAACTAACAAGGTCCGATGTCTATTACAATCAGCAAAGAAAGAGTTAAAGCGTTAATTGAAGCGCTTGAAGAATTATCCAAAGGGAATTATACTAGACGGCTTGACTTGAAAGTGGAGCACGATTGTTTTTCTCATGCTGAAGTGTTGTTCAATATTTTAGCTGGTGATTATGAAAGTAAATTCAAATATTTTATTTCCTTACAGCCTACGTTGGGGTATGAATTTGTGACGACTAGTATTGTCAAGATTAGTGCACAAGGACAAATTTTAGATATTTCACTTGTACAAGATAATCAGAAATCCTTTGACGAAACGATATATATTAATCGCAATGTTCTTGATTTTTTGGAAGATGACCAACAAGAGAAGTGGATGAAGAATTTTTTATTGTTTCTGCAGACGCCTTCCCATAAAAATTCATTTTCCTTGCAGTTGACGGTAGCGGATAAAAAGATGAATGGATATTGTGGTTTTCATTATATGGATAAATCGCATGATATTTGGATGAGTTTCGCTTTGGTGAATCCTATTGTTCAACAAGATCCGTTGACAACGCCTATAAGTTTAGAAAAACTTCGGAAGATGAGTGAAGAGGAACGGGATAAAATTCAGAAAATACACGCCTTAATTGGAAACAAAGAGTATGAAAGAATCTATACGATTGAAGAATTGTGTCAGCTATTTGATTTGAGTAAAAATGCGTTTCAAAAGGGATTTAAATTATTGTACAACCAAACGTTTTATACCTATTATCTAAATAAGCGGATGGAATATGCCCAACAATTACTTGCTTATTCTACCTTGTCTATCCAGGCTATTGCTGAAAAGTGTGGTTTTTCAGATTATTCAAACTTCTTTCGAAACTTTCAAAAGGTTGTACATCTTAGTCCAGCTCAATATCGCAAACAAAACTACAAAGGGTTGAAAATTGAAGATTATATCATCAAGTAAACCGCCTAAATTGAAAGTGTTTAGGCGGTTTAGAA
The window above is part of the Myroides odoratus DSM 2801 genome. Proteins encoded here:
- a CDS encoding SDR family oxidoreductase, coding for MQEKEKKQQPPGSEHQMKNYPDHGEYTYKGHALFTGKTVLITGGDSGIGKAIAIAFAREDANVVFVYLSEQEREDAADTLYWIEQAGVKGLAIEMDLKQAENCKKVVHQTISTFGQIDVLINNAAFQKEHKEFKDITLEDWKTTYETNVNALFYMTKYSLEHIPKGGSIIHTTSVNVYDPNPSLLAYASTKAAIQNMTASMSKMFLEQGKEIRVNAVAPGPVWTPLIPTTLSNVDTFGQNTPIERPAQPKEIAPAYIFLASEDATYVSGAIIAVTGGRITL
- a CDS encoding helix-turn-helix domain-containing protein, with translation MSITISKERVKALIEALEELSKGNYTRRLDLKVEHDCFSHAEVLFNILAGDYESKFKYFISLQPTLGYEFVTTSIVKISAQGQILDISLVQDNQKSFDETIYINRNVLDFLEDDQQEKWMKNFLLFLQTPSHKNSFSLQLTVADKKMNGYCGFHYMDKSHDIWMSFALVNPIVQQDPLTTPISLEKLRKMSEEERDKIQKIHALIGNKEYERIYTIEELCQLFDLSKNAFQKGFKLLYNQTFYTYYLNKRMEYAQQLLAYSTLSIQAIAEKCGFSDYSNFFRNFQKVVHLSPAQYRKQNYKGLKIEDYIIK